One part of the Raphanus sativus cultivar WK10039 chromosome 7, ASM80110v3, whole genome shotgun sequence genome encodes these proteins:
- the LOC108816684 gene encoding uncharacterized protein LOC108816684, with translation MMDKPARRRSRPRPRPLETSGATILATARVVYTRTKTPKNPASFLVQKLFQLLLFLSSMTSPFHRHLLSILYVADDHILAAQDTVETYFPSSTFAFLKISEMLIASESLPEKLDAVLEKLPCLMSRAAWLDWMLLHAIYCLDSLVNVLERWRDKNKGANEKEITVYRSFSRTGSNFVEEEEEGKKVTYKEALQRGSSGEDGGGSTGRSSSSGGGGGDPILEMFENGWITKPIKRSSRSADSLTCSRSDSCETTT, from the exons ATGATG GACAAACCAGCAAGAAGGAGGTCAAGACCTCGTCCTCGTCCTCTTGAGACTTCTGGTGCTACCATACTCGCCACGGCTCGCGTCGTTTACACAAGAACCAAGACTCCGAAGAATCCAGCCTCTTTCCTTGTCCAAAAACTCTTCCAGCTCCTTCTCTTCTTGTCGTCCATGACAAGTCCCTTCCATCGTCACCTTCTATCCATTCTCTATGTAGCCGACGATCACATCCTTGCGGCGCAAGACACGGTCGAAACTTACTTCCCTTCTTCCACCTTCGCCTTCCTAAAGATCTCCGAAATGCTGATCGCATCAGAGTCTCTCCCCGAGAAACTCGACGCGGTTCTTGAGAAGCTTCCATGTTTGATGAGCAGAGCCGCGTGGCTAGACTGGATGCTGCTTCACGCTATTTATTGCCTTGATTCTCTTGTGAACGTGTTGGAACGTTGGAGAGATAAGAACAAGGGGGCGAATGAGAAAGAGATCACGGTGTATAGGAGTTTCAGCAGAACAGGATCAAACTTTgtagaggaggaggaagaggggAAGAAAGTGACGTACAAGGAGGCGTTACAGAGAGGAAGCAGCGGAGAAGATGGTGGGGGAAGCACCGGTCGTAGCAGCAgcagcggcggcggcggcggagatCCTATTTTGGAAATGTTTGAGAACGGTTGGATCACGAAGCCAATCAAAAGAAGTAGCAGAAGCGCTGATTCGCTCACTTGCTCTCGTTCTGATTCCTGTGAGACCACTACATGA
- the LOC108816225 gene encoding uncharacterized protein LOC108816225 produces the protein MDPLNHVRSCHFLCPKERYEKDKEHTKLAKTKGRSFQFKYRIVKTSCFNENSNNVHSLFHRSKKMDEENKKYYATGCEGCHCKIDTDTYYFCSYCNGAYHKECVESPSIYHSSDHPKHPLQLLWSERYPNPRCFSCQDYTFSCLFYYCLICNFALDVICSRKPTSLTIDNPKRHKHTLHYFPRKSTLACDVCGLVDDDYSHLLYACLLCDFFVHKRCIDLPYLIKVSRHNHRLAFTPSNPFKESADCGVCYQKIDINYGEYSCVKGCVYSMHSRCALRRDVSDGKELEGEPEETYENTKLFEDKGDGVILHQSHPCHLIKLEKQFHDENKHCHACMIPFFDDGNVYRCMQYCDFILHESCAYILRVKQFMLHIHPLILELGYTTSCFMCKKCGRYSCGFAYVCPIEGCDWKLDTLCASICDPFNHHSHPHPLFITCDEYSSRLCSICHLWQEQPLNCIECRFVLCFLCATLPHKARYKHDEHLLVFSYNEDADGDELYWCEICEEDIHIQEGLYACNECKVSLHVDCLLGRDPYMKSGQTVVTRDKETIQYLPNTYPTRTICKTCGRH, from the coding sequence ATGGATCCTCTTAACCATGTTCGTTCATGTCATTTCTTGTGTCCAAAAGAACGATATGAAAAAGATAAAGAGCATACAAAACTGGCAAAAACTAAAGGGCGAAGCTTTCAGTTTAAATATCGCATTGTCAAAACTTCCTGTTTCAATGAAAACTCCAATAATGTCCACTCTTTATTTCATCGCAGCAAAAAAATGGAtgaagaaaataagaaatattacgCAACAGGTTGTGAAGGTTGTCACTGCAAGATCGATACAGATACCTATTACTTCTGCAGCTACTGCAATGGTGCATATCACAAAGAATGTGTTGAGTCTCCTTCTATTTACCATTCCTCTGATCATCCAAAGCATCCTCTTCAACTTCTCTGGTCTGAGCGATACCCTAATCCAAGATGTTTTTCTTGTCAAGATTACACTTTTTCTTGTCTATTCTACTATTGCCTTATTTGCAATTTTGCACTTGATGTTATTTGCTCAAGAAAACCAACATCCCTTACTATAGATAATCCTAAAAGGCACAAGCATACCCTCCATTACTTTCCCAGGAAATCTACTTTGGCTTGTGATGTTTGTGGATTAGTGGATGATGATTATTCCCACTTATTATACGCATGTCTCCTATGTGATTTTTTTGTTCATAAAAGGTGTATCGACTTACCATATCTTATAAAGGTATCTCGTCACAATCACCGTCTCGCTTTTACTCCTAGTAACCCTTTCAAGGAGTCGGCTGATTGTGGAGTTTGTTATCAAAAGATAGACATAAACTACGGAGAATATTCTTGTGTGAAAGGATGCGTTTATTCAATGCATTCTAGATGTGCACTACGACGTGACGTGTCCGACGGGAAAGAACTTGAAGGGGAGCCTGAAGAAACATATGAAAATACTAAATTGTTTGAAGATAAAGGTGATGGAGTTATACTGCATCAGAGCCATCCTTGTCATCTAATAAAACTTGAAAAACAATTCCATGACGAAAACAAGCATTGTCACGCGTGCATGATTCCGTTCTTTGATGATGGCAATGTGTATCGTTGTATGCAATACTGTGATTTCATTTTACATGAATCATGTGCATATATTCTTCGAGTCAAACAGTTTATGCTACACATTCATCCATTGATTCTAGAGCTCGGTTATACCACAAGTTGCTTCATGTGTAAGAAATGTGGACGTTACTCATGTGGTTTCGCGTATGTGTGTCCGATCGAGGGCTGTGATTGGAAGTTAGACACGCTTTGTGCTTCTATATGTGACCCATTCAATCATCACTCTCATCCACATCCCTTGTTCATAACTTGTGATGAATACTCAAGCAGGCTGTGTTCCATTTGTCATTTATGGCAAGAACAACCTTTAAATTGTATTGAATGTCGTTTTgttctttgctttctttgtgCTACTCTACCACATAAAGCGAGGTACAAGCATGATGAGCATTTGCTCGTTTTTTCTTACAACGAAGATGCAGATGGTGATGAACTTTACTGGTGCGAAATATGCGAAGAAGATATACATATACAGGAAGGATTATATGCATGCAACGAGTGTAAAGTCAGCCTCCACGTCGACTGTCTATTGGGAAGGGATCCATATATGAAATCCGGACAAACTGTTGTTACACGTGACAAGGAAACGATTCAGTATCTTCCAAACACTTATCCAACGCGAACTATATGCAAAACTTGCGGAAGGCATTAA